GATAACTGAGTTATAGAATAGAAATAAAGTTTATATACGTGACGCTAACTCAGCATAATCGCCCATGATCACTTCTAATCGCCACTACCACATTATTACTTTCGGTTGCCAAATGAATAAAGCCGACTCAGAGCGCATGGCTGGCATTTTAGAAGACATGGGCTTTGAATGGTCGGAAGACCCCAATGATGCAGATTTGATTCTCTACAATACTTGCACGATTCGGGATAATGCCGAACACAAGGTGTATTCTTATCTCGGTAGACAAGCCAAACGCAAGCAAGAAGAGCCTGGTTTAACGCTGATTGTTGCTGGTTGTGTTGCCCAACAGGAAGGAGAAGCCCTGTTACGACGCGTGCCAGAATTAGACTTGGTAATGGGACCACAACACGCCAACCGTCTTCAAGATTTGCTGACATCAGTTTTAAATGGTAATCAAGTTGTGGCTACTGAGTCGGTTCACATCATGGAAGATATCACCCAACCGCGACGAGATAGCAGTGTGACTGCTTGGGTGAATATCATTTATGGCTGTAATGAACGCTGCACCTATTGTGTGGTTCCTAATGTGCGTGGTGTAGAACAATCTCGCACGCCAGAAGCCATACGTGCCGAAATGGAAGAACTGGGGCGACAAGGTTACAAAGAAATTACCCTACTCGGTCAAAATATTGACGCTTACGGTCGAGATTTGCCGGGGACAACTCCAGAAGGTCGCCATTTGCATAATTTCACTGATTTACTTTATTATGTCCATGATATTCCAGGGATTGAACGGTTAAGATTTGCCACGAGTCATCCCCGTTATTTTACGGAGAGATTAATTAAGGCTTGTGCTGAGTTGCCGAAGGTGTGTGAACACTTTCACATTCCGTTTCAATCAGGGGATAATGAATTATTGAAAGCAATGTCACGGGGTTATACTCACGAGAAATATCGCCGGATTATTGATACCATTCGGCGTTATATGCCTGATGCGTCAATTAGTGGGGATGCAATTGTGGGCTTTCCTGGAGAGACGGAAGCACAGTTTGAAAATACTCTGAAGTTGGTAGAAGATATTGGCTTTGATTTGTTGAATACAGCCGCATATTCTCCGCGCCCTGGTACACCAGCAGCTTTGTGGTCTAATCAACTCAGTGAAGAAGTTAAAAGCGATCGCCTACAAAGATTAAACCATTTAGTCAACGTCAAAGCATCCGAGCGATCGCAGCGTTACATGGGACGTATCGAAGATGTCTTAGTAGAAGACCAAAACTCCAAAGATCCCACCCAAGTCATGGGACGCACTGGCGGTAATCGTTTGACTTTCTTTACTGGCGACATCAGCCAATTAAAAGGGCAAATTGTCAAGGTTAAAATTACTGAAGTTCGGGCTTTTAGTTTAACAGGTGAACCCGTAGAAGTGCGCCAAGCAGTACCAGTGTAATCTGAGATTAAGCAAGTTTATTTCAGTTCTTAGAACCCTTAAATTGGATTAGTCTTGCTTTAGTCGTAGTGTTTGAATTAACGACTTATAGATGATCTGGGTATGGAGTTCAAGTGGGATGAGTCAAAAGCAGCCATAAACCTGAAGAAGCACAATGTCAGTTTTGAAGAAGCTAAAACTGTCTTTGATAAGGGAGCAACGCGATTTTGTGAAATGACCCTACTTAAAGAGCGATCGCTAAAAACTAGCTTCAGTAGATTATATAAATTAGTTACGGTGAAAGCAGTGTTAATACTGATCCACCTTTTTCATAAAATTCTCTAAGAGGCTGTTTCAAAAGTGGTTGGCTGTGATTTTAGGCACTCGCAGATCCCCTTGAGCCTCCCCTTTTCAAGGGGGGAATTATAGCAAAAGTCAAAAGTCAAAAGTGAAAGACTCGCTGTGACTGGGTT
The window above is part of the Nodularia spumigena CCY9414 genome. Proteins encoded here:
- a CDS encoding BrnT family toxin → MEFKWDESKAAINLKKHNVSFEEAKTVFDKGATRFCEMTLLKERSLKTSFSRLYKLVTVKAVLILIHLFHKIL
- the miaB gene encoding tRNA (N6-isopentenyl adenosine(37)-C2)-methylthiotransferase MiaB, with protein sequence MITSNRHYHIITFGCQMNKADSERMAGILEDMGFEWSEDPNDADLILYNTCTIRDNAEHKVYSYLGRQAKRKQEEPGLTLIVAGCVAQQEGEALLRRVPELDLVMGPQHANRLQDLLTSVLNGNQVVATESVHIMEDITQPRRDSSVTAWVNIIYGCNERCTYCVVPNVRGVEQSRTPEAIRAEMEELGRQGYKEITLLGQNIDAYGRDLPGTTPEGRHLHNFTDLLYYVHDIPGIERLRFATSHPRYFTERLIKACAELPKVCEHFHIPFQSGDNELLKAMSRGYTHEKYRRIIDTIRRYMPDASISGDAIVGFPGETEAQFENTLKLVEDIGFDLLNTAAYSPRPGTPAALWSNQLSEEVKSDRLQRLNHLVNVKASERSQRYMGRIEDVLVEDQNSKDPTQVMGRTGGNRLTFFTGDISQLKGQIVKVKITEVRAFSLTGEPVEVRQAVPV